DNA sequence from the Neomonachus schauinslandi chromosome 16, ASM220157v2, whole genome shotgun sequence genome:
GTTCCCAAACAGCTCCTGTGCAGAAATGGTGTCCTGCAGACATCCGTAAGGGCTGGGCCAGCCGAGGAGCGAGAACACCTCCGCCCTAACCTCTGTGCACGCTCACCAAAAAGAACTGTTTATGCAGACTTAGCAATGACCAGTAAAAGGCTGTGAAATCACTACAGAGGCCATCCCGGCAGGGGCTCCCACAGGGTCCCTCACACAGGAGCAGCGCCCAGCTCTCTGCCCCCAACACTGTCACTTCAAACCTCCCCACTCCGCAAGCCCCCACTCACAGGAGCCAGCAGTCAGCAGCCCCTGCTCGTCCCCTCCACTGCACTCTGGGTCCGGCCCCCACTGCCGGGAACCATgccttctccccccacctcatCTTCGGGCTGCTCTTCTCCACACACCCCTTCCCACCAGCACTTACTCCCAGCCACATCTCTGCTACCGGAAATGGAATAACAAACACAACGGCTTCCTCCAGCCAAATCCACCTGCCCCCGTGCCAGCACAGCCTTATTTGTGGAGCGGGAGGTTGCCATGGCCCTCCCCACACTCACCTACTCACTGCAATCCGCAGCTCCCTAAAAGGCTCCCAAAACTGCCTTCATCCAAGGCATTGAGCACTTCCAAGACCCTACAGCCAACACAGGCTATCACTCTTACTCAGGCCCTAACGTGGAAGACTGACCGGGATAAGCACAGATATTGCTTTATAAGGTGTGTTTGACACATCAaacttcctccaggaaactccttACGGGTTAAAAATTGACAGAGGATTGAATAAATAAAGCTCCTTCTGACTAAAGAAACTTTTAGCCAAATCTTTCAATAAAAGTAAGAACTAATGTTGATTTTCTTATCTATTTATGTGGTGATGGCAAATTTAATAATCTTTATGCAAAGAGTCCCCATGAATACTGAGTATTTTATACTCCCGCCATTTCCTGTAGTAAAGCAGCATACTTCATCTCTTAGGTGCCACACGGATTAAACTATCAGTAAGAATTGCACAGAAGAGAATTTAGGGACTTAACCAGAACGACTACGAGTGTCAGGTTTAAGAATCAGAATGTGCAATTCTCATGTTTCAGCAGTAGGTTTCAATCGGATGGCCATGTATCATTTAGAAAGGTTTAGGATGCATTAACCTAATTACAAGAGTTGAGCGCATACTGTTACCTGGATAGAATGGGACCAGTATCCTGTGGTCCTTTTTGAAATGCCAAGGGTAGAAACAGCATGATGTGCATACACTTTCGGTGAAGGCACCAACCACGGACACTtgtgcagaaagctgccaggtgTGGTCACGTTGGTGGCCACGTAGAATGGGATGAGACTCTGTACAAAGATTCCTTTAGAAGCATATTCATACTGCAGTGCTCTGCTGAAGTGGTCTAAATAAGCCTGTTAAAACAGAACAAGGGTAAAGACTTaacgggcggggggtggggagggggtacttggaagaaaattcagaagaaaacagGCTTATGACCATTTCGGGAGAAAGTACAGCGTAAGTTAACACGAGCTGGGGACAAAGAGCTCAACAAACTGGACCAAACCACATAATAAATGTCCTCCTGCTTTATGACTTTGCTGTCCGAATCAGGAACACATTACCTTAGAAGCAGAATACGCAGCCAGCTGGGGAGTGGGTTTGCAGCAGGAGCCGGATGAGATGGTTACAATGGCACCCTTCTTTCTCTCCAGCATCCCTGGTAACACTATATGGACCATCAAACTAGCCGCAGCAATGTTTACGTTTATGATGTCCCAGAGTTTGTCCTCGGAGACCTGAGTAAAATACTGGGGGTAGGGATAAAACACGCCTACGTGATTCACCAAGATGCCAATGTCTTTGTCCTTCAAGGCTTCTCGAATCGGGTCGTAGATCTCGCGGCCGTGGCTGAAGTCCGCAACTATAACTTCGGTTTCCACTTTGTAGGTGTTAGCTATGTCTTTAGCGACCATCTGCAGCTTGTCTTGATTGCGGCTAATCAGGATGATACTGAGACCACGGCTTGCTAGCTCTTCTGCGTACGCTCTGCCGATCCCATCGGTCGCACCTACAATACAGGCCAGGGAATGTGAGCACGCTCGTTTCGTGGTGTGACCTTCAGAGCGAACCTTAAATACCCCATTTCTGGGTTTAAGCTGAAAAGGGTTCACACTAGAAATAAACCCAGTTTATTTCTCATACTGATCACTATGTCGAGTACAACGTTGAATCCAAAGATGAACGACACCTTAGTCAAACACTCTTCCAGACCCCCTGACAAGTAGAGGAAGGGCAGTCTCACGTTCACCGAGCTGGTAGTGAGATACAGCAGGAAACGGTTTTCAAACTTATATCTGGCTTGAACGAGTGCCAGGGAGGTACTTTCCTGGGAAACAAtgataaatcaaaatgaaatttaaaagaagggAACTGACAGTGGTGACAATTTCTAAGGACAATCTCAAAAGGGAGcgaaaggaaaaacaagaggtGGGAAGGTGGGCTGAGGCAGGACCGGGAACAGGAGGACAGAATAAGAAGGGCAAAAGTCATTCCAAGAGGAGGGCACTAAGAAAATGTGGACAGAATCACAACAGAACTGTGTTCCTGTGAACACATCACAGTGAATTCAATGGCTCCTCGAATAAGGCACCCCACTGAAAACACAGCTTACACAGAAGAGATAATACTGTTTTGAAATCAGGCAAGGACTGAAATCTCCTCTCTTACCACTCACGACTGCCCATCTTCCATACTGCTTGATCAGATCTGCTCTGCTCACCAGGCGTGGGATGAAATGCAGTCTGACCAGGCTGTAGAAGTCACAGATGACAGTGATGCTCTTCCTGGCTGTGTACCAGGCTCCGACCAAGGCCAGAGCTTCCATGTAGCAATTGCATGACCTGGCGATCTCCCTATACAAGAGGTAGAAGCTGTCAACGGCAGCCATGGCAGCCtgcagggaaggggaaagagagaggtgtTCTTTGCTTAATTACGTTAAAGGAACATGCAGAGTGGGAATGAAGAAAGACATCTAAGGATGTCAGAGCTTATCAATTATGCACTCAAATAACAGTAACGCTTCAAATGCATGTAACCCATGGATCCACTCAATGTATAATCTCGTTAACATCTGCAGCTTATGAAGTCCTTTTCTTCCAAGGAGATTAGTCAATGTAACTACCAAGAGCTATCAAATTCCTACTGAAATTCAGGCACTGTGCTGCATGTTGTGGATACAGAGATAAACACAATATGCTCTGCGCCCTAAAAAAGCTCCTCGCCCAGCACAGTGACAGACACAGACTTTTAATTCATGTAACAGCTGAGAGGTGTGTTTacttctctgctttcttcatCATCAGCCAGCACAGAGGGCCTACCACCCACACAGAGACAAAGTAGAAGGAACAGCGGCGGTCTTAAGATACCACCTTGGCCAAAAAGAGCTTACAATCCATTTGAGACAAAACTAAGCTGTAATAAACTTTCCCATAAATTGtattatgtatacataatatGCATAAACGCTTATTTACAAAGGGATAATCCCCAAGCTTAAGGAACTGGTTTTCTTAAACAAGAGAGCAAGCACTCCTCCGTCTTACTGCCGTCGTGGGCACCCCTAACTCTGCCCTGCGCCTTACATCTAAGGGAAGAGTCCAGTACGACTCCTATAAGTATCCACACGGCAAGCATTTCCAAAGCACCTACTACGTTCCATGGACCGTGACAGATGCTAAGGATTCAAAGATGAGTTAAACAATTGCACCTAGGAAAACAGAAGGACACTTAACAAAACTACTTTAAATGCCATATGAACTGCTTTGTGGGCCTCTGTGGTGCGGGACGACCCTGCAGAGGCAAAGGCCAGGCGCCACCAAGGCTGATGAACTTGGTCCTAGACGAGGCCTGGGAACTGCGGAGGCTGGGTCCAGCTGTGTGCTGTCTGCGAGGGACAAGATATGGAAGGGATCACAAGAGCCTGCAGTTAAATTACAGCAAGCTCTGATGTGCACAAACACAAGGATATAGAATTtattacataaaagaaaagatgactttactccaaaatatatatataacacttcTGGGAATGGCCTCTCTTTCGAAGTcctgttaaaatagaaaaaaaaaaaaaaaattcgcgAAACCAAGAGAATTCCCAACGATAGTAGCAAAAATAGGCATAAGCTTAAGGAAGAATGAGTGAATGCTCCACTGCAGTGTAATCTGAGCCCAATCAAGTTCTGCAGAGTGAAAACGAGCAAAGCAGGAGAAAAACCAATTAGCCACTGAAATGGAACACATTCTAAGACTGGCAGCATCCTGTGATAAAAGgcataaaataatggaaaacctGTTGAATATAGAGAGAGATAGGTATGTGAATATAGAGAGAAATaggtatgtgaatatatatatatatatactgatacATATATGAACGTGTAATCCAAATTACAAACCAACAAAGGATACAAGGAAATAGGACAGAAAACTGCAGAGAGGAGCAGGCCGCAGGATTCCCAAATGCCCCACAACAAGGACACAGTTGCTCAGGCAGGATGCTGTACACGGCTACCATATTACTAATTGTGTGGACGTGGCATTacattaaagaaatgttttccccCAAATGGCAGAGAAAACAACTGAAGTTGGGCCATCTCATATCCTATTGGCAAGTGCTATATCCTGGGGTTCTGTTCATAGAGACGCACCTCCCACAAGAATGGCAAAACTGATCgtgaaaagaaaactgtaaactGTATTAACTCCACAAGCCAAATCCTTAATAATATAAGAACAATGAAATGCTCCTTTGGGGTAATTTTTCTTCAAGGACCACACTAGCTGAGATTTTCTGAAATCTGAAGTGTCAAGATCAACGAAGTCTGGACTGAAGAGGCCCTTCTAGTCCTGATCAGTCTGCCATTCAGAAGGCAACAACACTCTGAGGGTTCCTCCCAGATCCCTGGAAATACATTCACAGTGAGGATCATCTGTCTCAAATATGTCCATTCTCTCCCTGCGGTGCAGGAATGCCCCTCCAAGCTTCTAGACGCTAGAGACAAGGGAGTGTCGCGTCACCCTTCTCAAGGGCCCTTGTTCTGCAGCTCAGGACACAGCCAGGTCCCTGCGGAGGTAGCTGGTGGACTGCGCAAGCCCCTGATCTGGCATGCCACCACTGTGTTTGCCCTGGCTGTGGCCCTCAATAATCATAACGGCAAGACTCccaaacaaaggaataaaacagtAATTTCTCATAGGAAAGAACATAAAAACGAAATCCCATGTTAAACCTTCACTTTGGGAAGTTcctgaaataatttcttaaaagcaTCTATGTGCCTTCTGTCATAACTAATCTAATACGAAGCCACAAGGAAAGTAAATGCAAAACAATAGTATTTGTAGGTACTAGTACTTTTCCAACACAATgtaataaaattaggaataacAAAACTACAGCAAAAAAATCTGGATTCTTGGAATATTAAATCTATTCTCCTAATAACAGGTGggtgggggtgcccgggtggctcagtcggttaagcatctgccttcagctcaggccatgatcccagggtcctgggatcaagccctgcatcatcgggctccctgctcagcggggagcctgattctcccccctgctgcagctctctctctctctctctgtctctttctctctcaaataagtaagtaaataaataaatcttaaaaaaaaaaaaataacaggtggGTGTAGATCTGAGATACTGAAACACTGTTTTCTATGAAAATTTATATCCTATGTATCAAGATCTACTGGGTTGTCACCAAAGCAATACTTGTGGGAAAATTAACTACACCCAGGGTCTGCAACAAGGTTCTAGCTAAAAAGGAGTAGCTCAGATATGGCTCATGAAATGGTCTCAGACTAATGTGAAGCTGTGTAAAGGGAACTTCTTCTCCCCTCAAACACCACTTTTTCCAAGAATTTGAACATTGGTGAAGGAAAAACTATCGAAAGGGGCCTGACTACAGAGGAGATTCCCGATTTTTCTGCTGTGGTCCTTAACTACCTTGCTTTTCTCTCACCTTCTCTCAGCCGGTTCTGGGTCTTCAGGAAAATGCTGCTGTCTTAAGGCCAACctgcaaacaaaaaacagcatgAAACAAACTCCTTTCTTTTGCCCTCACAGCTCAGCTGGGAAAACTTTATATAAACATAAGACCAAAGTTCTTCAAAATTAAGGAAACTCAAATTCTTACACCATGAATCCCCTGTGCAGACAGCAGAGCATTTCCTCATCTCAGAAAAAGGAAGGCACCAACAGCATCTGCAGAAAGACCCAGCTGCAATGTGCCCGCTTTTCCCTGGGCCTTCTTTCTTAAGGAACATTTCATTAAACGGAACAAAACCAGTTACAATAGCTGGGAGAGAGGTGGTGCTCTGCACAGACACTGGGAGCTCAGGACACAAGGCCCTGGAGCAGGCgggcagggaagggagcaggCTGGGCCACTCTCACTCCCCGATGCCTGCCTGGGCTCGCCGCGGGCCTCAGCCCTCTCCCTGCAAGCCGCCTTCTGATGCTCCACCTGCAGAGCCCCTGAGCTTCCCCACTACTGCGGCCTGGCACCTCGATCCCACATTCCTGGCAGATTCCGCCGGCCGCTGAGCCCCGGCATCCAGCACTTGCCTAATCAGCTGGCAGAGGTGGCAGGAAGAAGTGTCCTGCGGTATTCGGAGCAGCCCCTTCCAGCCCGTGAGTGGGGCCAGCACTTTCAGAATGCGCAAAGGAAAAGAACCTCTGGCACacctttccccttctttccaccCTAGACTCGGTTTTAGAAGACCCCCTGCAGGCTGAGTTGCTCCACGGCTGAGGCCAAATCTTATTCCTCTCTGTTCTTCTAGCCCCTTCCACGGGCCTTGGCCCAAAGCAGGAGCTCAGCACTACCCGGTCTCTAGGTCAGCTCTCATCCTGCACTTTCTCGTTCACCAGCTCGCAAGGGGACCACCAACCTCTCCCGATCCTCTACAGACAGAAAAACCGCATATGTAAAACCCACCAGCAACCTCCTGCTCAGGTGCATCAGAAAGATGCACCAACTTCAGAGATGCTCTGAGAACAGCGGTTTCAAGGGCCTTGGACCTGGCAAGGCCTGGCTTCCTGGCTCTGCTCATCACACTCCCCTCCACCGTCCTGTCACAGGGTACCAGGGCGACATTTAACATCACAGTTCCACCACAGGCAAGCACCTTAAACATATACTGTCATGGCTACATTTGTTTTCAATCACAGAGAATCAGAGGGCTGACAGTGTTCTAGGCCTGGCCTACAGCCTTGAGCGACAGCATGCCATCTCATCATTCCCCAGACACAGCTCAAGATGGAGACCTGACTGACAGCCACCAAACTCACAGAAGACTGAGACATTCCAACACCAACTTATTTAGGAACAATAAACAATACCGCCAAGAAGTCTAAACACGCATGGTCACTGCGTAGGCAAGTCCACCTGGAAAACCAAACTACTAAAACAGCAACGAACAGCTAAGTGTCAGACACTGAGGACCCTTCCCCAGTAAGCCAGGAGTCCCTGCGTCGCTGTGTGCACGGAATTCACCAAGATAAACAGAGCAACTCCGTGCAAAGTGGCGAGGGTACTGCTGCAGGGCACAAGGCCCTCCTGGGCAGAGAGGAAGCAAGGGCACCTCACTGCAAAAGGTTCGGCCTGCCAGGAAATGCTGACAAACTCAACCGGCTCACAGCACAGGAACTGCACCCAGGGGTGGCTAGGGGGCTGGAAGGGAAGGCCAGACTGTAAAAGGTCTTTATGACAAACAGAAGCGTGCGGACTGACTCTCTAAGTCCCTTCTGCCGAAGGAGGGAGCCAATCGGGTTTGTTGTAAAAGGCGGCTGGCAGCAGCGGGGGCCGGCtgtgcagggagagaggggtcCGGGACCCTCGTCCTTCCAGATGGGGACAAGGCAAGGCTGAACGGAGAGCGCATGGCTTTGTGATGACTCCACGCTGCTTCTCAGACACACCAGACGTTTTCCTACTTTCGTTCATACCCTGATGGACGGAccataaatggaaaataacaggACATTAGACATTCCTGACATCCTCTCAGTCCTCTCCCCACCCTTGAGTACATGATGGAAAATAATGTCTTCCTAATGAAAGAACAGATCAAGACGTCCCCCAAAGCCATTAGGATCTAGGAAGTCTCACGGAAACCAAGTTCAAAGGAGTTTATTACACATTTAAGTCCAGAAGCCTACCAAGATACCTAGCTGCATTTAACTTGCTATGAGGGTTTGACTAGTTCATTTTTCTGCAGATAGGTATTAGCCTAAAACTTAGAGAAATCCTTTATAAAGCAACACTGAAACACAGTAAACTTCTGGCCCCTATCCAATCTGCTTGTAAAAGTTATTATAAAGCTTTGTTTTCTTGCCTCTACAGAAAACTCAATCATCATTTTTCAccaaaataggagaaaaacaggTGGAGGGAAAGAGTCAGAGCTGTCCCCAAAATAGGAAGACAGCAATTTCCTATGGTCTGTTAGGCACTTTCTACTTCTACAGGGCAATATTCATCAGGGCTAATGCATTGAACACATCCTAGGTAAACTACAAACTTTGGGTGATGACGATGGGTCCATATAGGTTCgtccttgatttaaaaaaaaaaaaaaaaggtaccattctggtgagtgacGCTGACAGTGGGGAGATGCTCCGTGTGCGTGGGAGCTGGGGGTATACGGGCCATCTCTGTACCTTTGTCTCAATTTTAcagtaaacctaaaactgctcccaAAGAGTCCTAAAACAAATCCTGTgggaaacaacaaacaaaccctaAAGGTAATATTGGAAGTCTAAAAGTGTCACGGGAAAATTATGGTCAAAACTGCAAGGAGAAAAGTCACCTCTTCAAAGCACAGCTATGGGGGTGCCCtcctggctcagtctgtagaatgtgcgactcttgatctcggcgtCGTgcatcatgagttcgagccccacgttgggtgtagagataataaaataaataaacagaacaaagcaCCGCTGTGACCCGTAACGTTCTCCTGACCCAGAGTTTAGCGGGCTCAACCTAGCAGGGATGAGGGCAGGCAAACCTCATGCAAAACCTTCATGAATCAAGAGTTCTGGGGGAGAAGTCTTGGCTCAAACACTGACATCACCAAGTTATCTAAACGCATGAGGCCTGAGGGTAAAAGGACATCAGACAGACTGGCCACAACGTTTTCAAGGAAACGAAGCAAGCATGATGGGAAGACAGTTAAAGCACCACCAAACAAAGGCAGCAAGCCTGGTGGGCTGAACAATGGCCCTGGGAGATGGCCCCGTCCTGATCCTCACATGTCCACCTCATGAATGCTCCACCTTACGTGGCAAAGAGGACTTTGCATATGTGATTAAGCTAAGGACCTTGAAACCAGGAGATGATCCTGGATGATCCGGGTGGGTCCCTGTGATCACACGTGTccttggaggagggaggcaggtcaGAGTCGGAGGAGATGTGATCAAGGAGTGGAGGTCAAGGAGGCAGCGGGCAGGATTAAAAGACGGGAGGCCATGGGATttgaggatggggagaggggtTACCCTCTAGAATGCAGGCACCTCTAGCATCTGGCAAAGGCAGGAAAGATATTCTCCCCGGAGCCTCCAGGAGTGACACAGGCTTGCTGACACCCTGACTTTAGCCCACTGAGGCTGATCTCAGAcgtctgacctccagaactgtgagagaataaatttgcactgttttaaaccactaagtttgtggtaatttgtacagcaacaataggaaattAAGATGGATCAATGGATGGAAGGACAGAAAGAGACGGTCAGCCTCGTTTTTAAGACAGTACAGAAACAAGCTGCAAATCCTGCACATCCCTTAATCCAAAAGCTTCTAGTGTTTGAAGGAGCCAGAAACAGCCTCAGAGATTCCTATGATCTTCCCCCGAGTGGGGCAGGCCTGAGGGGGTCCTGCCCATCCTCATCCACAACTGGCACTGTGCAGCTTTTCAATAAGGCTCCAGGGCTGTGGACTTCATTTTCGTTAAGGTTTTTTCATAGACAGAGCTCTTCTTTCACACAGAGTCTGCATCGGTCTTGCTGTCGGCACCGAAATCCTGTCTGTCCTCCCAAGACCAGCTCAACCCCCCATTCAATGCCAGTGCTGATAATTGCCAGCGACACACAAGGCCTGGGATGAAGGGGAGCCCTGcgcctcttccctctccttcatcGGCCACTGCACCGAGCCCCCCGAGTTCCTGTCTGTCTTACCCACACGGCCCTTCCCGCACCACTGTGTATTCCGTTCAGCTGTTTCCCTTGTCTCTTGGTTCCCCAACTAGAGCACAGGCCTCTCGAGGGCAGATGTATCCACAACTAATTTTGCTGTCActtgaaaaaactgaaaaatatgcaCAAAAGTTGTCAAACCTATTACGCGTAGTTCAAAGAATAACCAAACACCCACGCGGCCACCCCACTTAGAAGCCTCATAGTTTCTTCCCTGATCATATTATCACCTTCCGCCACCCTGGGGGTTACCACCCTCCTCAATTCTGACATCACCGTTCccttgtccttttttaaaaaaaaaaaacagttgtatGATTACCCCAGCAGGGATTCTGAAAGAAAGTGCTcagttt
Encoded proteins:
- the HSDL1 gene encoding inactive hydroxysteroid dehydrogenase-like protein 1, translating into MAAVDSFYLLYREIARSCNCYMEALALVGAWYTARKSITVICDFYSLVRLHFIPRLVSRADLIKQYGRWAVVSGATDGIGRAYAEELASRGLSIILISRNQDKLQMVAKDIANTYKVETEVIVADFSHGREIYDPIREALKDKDIGILVNHVGVFYPYPQYFTQVSEDKLWDIINVNIAAASLMVHIVLPGMLERKKGAIVTISSGSCCKPTPQLAAYSASKAYLDHFSRALQYEYASKGIFVQSLIPFYVATNVTTPGSFLHKCPWLVPSPKVYAHHAVSTLGISKRTTGYWSHSIQFLFAQYMPEWLWVWGANVLNRSLRKEALSCKA